From one Marinobacter sp. LV10MA510-1 genomic stretch:
- the metF gene encoding methylenetetrahydrofolate reductase [NAD(P)H]: MESQKQFKRRFSFEFFPPKTEQGKIKLQGVRDELAAVNPDFFSVTFGAGGSTRDRTLETVFSLHQQGISTAPHLSCVGGTRAEISELLDTYKEKGINRIVALRGDLPSGMGAAGELRYANELVSFIREHSGDYFNLEVAAYPEFHPQARSAEEDLKNFARKVEAGANSAITQYFFNADSYFYFIDRLEKSGITIPVVPGIMPIVNFSSLVRFSDMCGAEIPRWIRKQLEAYGDDSVSIRQFGEEVVTRMCEKLLKAGAPGLHFYTLNQVEPSLGIWKNLGLGEREKISF, from the coding sequence ATGGAATCCCAAAAACAATTCAAGCGGCGGTTCAGTTTTGAGTTCTTTCCGCCCAAGACCGAACAGGGCAAAATAAAACTGCAAGGCGTTCGCGACGAACTGGCAGCCGTAAACCCCGATTTCTTTTCAGTGACGTTTGGCGCCGGTGGCTCTACCCGTGACCGCACACTGGAAACCGTTTTCAGCCTGCACCAACAGGGCATTTCTACCGCCCCGCACCTGTCTTGCGTCGGTGGCACCCGGGCAGAAATCAGTGAGCTGCTCGACACCTATAAAGAAAAAGGCATTAATCGCATTGTGGCGCTTCGCGGCGACCTGCCCTCAGGCATGGGTGCAGCCGGTGAATTGCGCTACGCCAACGAGTTGGTGAGCTTTATTCGCGAGCACAGCGGCGATTATTTCAATCTGGAAGTGGCCGCCTACCCGGAGTTTCATCCTCAGGCCCGCAGCGCCGAGGAAGACCTGAAGAACTTCGCACGCAAGGTAGAAGCCGGCGCCAACAGCGCTATTACCCAATATTTCTTCAACGCCGACAGCTATTTCTATTTTATTGACCGGCTTGAAAAATCAGGCATTACCATCCCGGTGGTTCCCGGCATTATGCCCATCGTTAATTTCTCCAGCCTGGTACGTTTCTCCGACATGTGCGGCGCCGAAATTCCGCGCTGGATACGCAAGCAACTGGAAGCTTACGGTGACGACAGCGTGAGCATCCGCCAGTTCGGCGAGGAAGTGGTTACCCGCATGTGTGAAAAACTGTTGAAAGCCGGTGCGCCCGGCTTGCACTTTTACACGTTGAACCAAGTTGAACCCAGCCTCGGCATCTGGAAAAACCTTGGATTGGGCGAACGTGAAAAAATATCGTTTTAA
- the ahcY gene encoding adenosylhomocysteinase has translation MSTPAEKMNTAEDFKVRDISLAAWGRKEMNIAEGEMPALMALRHKYKAEQPLAGANVLGCIHMTIQTAVLIETLIELGANVRWSSCNIFSTQDQAAAAVAAAGVPVFAWKGETDEEYEWCLHQTVGANVEGWAPNMILDDGGDLTELLHKEYPAILANCHGVTEETTTGVHRLQEMLRDGTLKIPAINVNDSVTKAKNDNKYGCRHSLNDAIKRATDHLLSGKKALVIGYGDVGKGSAASLNQEGMIVKVTEADPICAMQACMDGFEVVSPYINGENDGTEASIDKALLSKIDILVTSTGNYDVCDSNMLKALRSGAVVCNIGHFDNEIDTAFMRKNWEWDEVKPQVHIVYRNKAANDHLILLSEGRLVNLGNATGHPSRIMDGSFANQVLAQMYLFERKFADLPEEARAKGVYVQVLPKHLDEEVARAMVEGFGGVITKMTQKQANYIGVPVEGPYKPESYKY, from the coding sequence ATGAGCACTCCCGCAGAAAAAATGAACACCGCTGAAGACTTTAAAGTACGTGACATCTCGCTGGCCGCTTGGGGCCGTAAGGAAATGAACATCGCCGAAGGCGAAATGCCGGCACTGATGGCGCTGCGCCACAAGTACAAAGCCGAACAGCCTTTGGCCGGTGCTAACGTGCTTGGCTGTATCCACATGACCATTCAAACAGCCGTGCTGATTGAAACCCTGATCGAGCTGGGTGCTAACGTGCGCTGGTCGTCGTGCAACATCTTCTCTACCCAGGACCAGGCCGCAGCTGCCGTTGCCGCCGCAGGCGTTCCGGTGTTTGCCTGGAAAGGCGAGACCGACGAGGAATACGAGTGGTGCCTGCATCAAACCGTAGGCGCAAACGTGGAAGGCTGGGCGCCCAACATGATTCTGGACGACGGCGGTGATTTGACCGAACTGCTGCACAAAGAATACCCGGCAATTCTGGCCAACTGCCACGGCGTGACCGAAGAAACCACCACCGGTGTACACCGCCTTCAGGAAATGCTGCGCGACGGCACCCTGAAGATTCCGGCGATCAACGTGAATGATTCCGTCACCAAGGCCAAGAACGACAACAAATACGGTTGCCGTCACAGCCTGAACGACGCGATCAAGCGCGCCACCGACCACCTGCTGTCTGGTAAGAAAGCACTGGTTATTGGCTACGGCGACGTGGGCAAAGGTTCTGCTGCTTCCTTGAACCAGGAAGGCATGATTGTAAAAGTCACCGAAGCCGACCCCATTTGTGCCATGCAGGCCTGCATGGACGGTTTTGAAGTGGTTTCACCGTACATCAACGGCGAAAACGACGGCACCGAAGCCAGCATCGACAAAGCCCTGCTGTCTAAAATCGACATTCTGGTCACCAGCACCGGTAACTACGACGTGTGCGATTCCAACATGCTGAAGGCTCTGAGGTCTGGTGCGGTTGTGTGCAACATCGGTCACTTCGATAACGAAATTGACACCGCGTTCATGCGTAAGAACTGGGAATGGGACGAGGTTAAGCCGCAGGTTCACATTGTGTACCGCAACAAAGCGGCCAACGACCACCTGATTCTGCTGTCTGAAGGCCGTCTGGTGAACCTGGGTAACGCAACCGGTCACCCGTCGCGCATCATGGACGGTTCTTTCGCCAACCAGGTGCTGGCTCAGATGTATCTGTTTGAGCGCAAGTTTGCTGACCTGCCGGAAGAAGCCCGCGCTAAAGGCGTGTATGTGCAGGTTCTGCCCAAGCACCTGGATGAAGAAGTGGCTCGTGCCATGGTCGAAGGTTTTGGTGGCGTAATCACCAAGATGACCCAAAAGCAGGCCAACTACATCGGTGTTCCGGTGGAAGGCCCGTACAAGCCGGAAAGCTACAAATACTAG
- the metK gene encoding methionine adenosyltransferase → MSDYSVFTSESVSEGHPDKLADQISDAVLDAILTEDRHARVACETMVKTGVAIIGGEVTTSAWVDLEDLVRGVIKDIGYTSSDVGFDGDTCGIINIIGKQSVDIAQGVDRQKPEDQGAGDQGLMFGYASNETNVLMPAPITFAHRLVERQAEARKNGILSWLRPDAKSQVTCRYENGQVVGIDAVVLSTQHDPDVSQADLKEAAMEMIVKHALPPELLHKGTQFHINPTGKFVIGGPVGDCGLTGRKIIVDTYGGMARHGGGAFSGKDPSKVDRSAAYACRYVAKNLVAAGLAEKCEIQVSYAIGVAQPTSISVNTFGTGKISDEKIIELIRQNFDLRPYAITNMLDLLHPMYRSTAAYGHFGREPQQVTVNGETFTTFPWEKTDRAATLKDAAGI, encoded by the coding sequence ATGTCTGACTACAGTGTTTTCACCTCCGAATCCGTTTCGGAAGGCCATCCGGACAAACTGGCAGACCAGATTTCGGATGCCGTACTAGACGCCATCCTTACCGAAGACCGGCACGCCCGTGTTGCCTGCGAAACCATGGTGAAAACCGGTGTGGCTATTATTGGTGGTGAAGTTACCACCAGCGCTTGGGTAGACCTGGAAGATCTGGTGCGTGGCGTGATTAAGGACATTGGTTATACCTCGTCTGACGTCGGTTTTGACGGCGACACTTGCGGCATTATCAACATCATCGGCAAACAGTCAGTGGACATTGCCCAAGGTGTAGACCGCCAGAAACCAGAAGACCAGGGTGCCGGCGATCAGGGCCTGATGTTTGGTTACGCCAGCAACGAAACCAACGTGCTGATGCCCGCCCCCATCACTTTCGCTCACCGTTTGGTAGAGCGCCAGGCCGAAGCCCGCAAAAACGGCATATTGTCGTGGTTGCGCCCAGACGCAAAAAGCCAGGTGACCTGCCGCTATGAAAACGGCCAGGTTGTGGGCATTGATGCGGTAGTACTGTCTACCCAGCACGACCCAGACGTCAGCCAGGCAGATCTGAAAGAAGCCGCGATGGAAATGATTGTGAAGCACGCGTTGCCGCCAGAATTGCTGCACAAAGGCACCCAGTTCCACATCAATCCCACCGGCAAATTCGTGATCGGTGGCCCGGTCGGCGACTGTGGCCTGACCGGCCGTAAAATCATCGTAGACACCTACGGCGGCATGGCGCGCCACGGTGGCGGTGCCTTTTCCGGCAAAGATCCGTCAAAAGTTGACCGTTCCGCCGCTTACGCTTGCCGCTATGTGGCGAAGAACCTGGTGGCTGCCGGTTTGGCCGAGAAATGCGAAATTCAGGTTTCTTACGCGATTGGTGTGGCACAACCCACGTCTATCTCCGTAAACACCTTCGGCACTGGCAAAATCAGCGATGAAAAAATCATTGAACTGATACGCCAGAACTTTGACCTGCGCCCTTACGCTATTACCAACATGCTGGACCTACTGCACCCGATGTATCGGAGCACAGCAGCCTACGGTCACTTCGGCCGCGAGCCGCAGCAAGTCACCGTAAATGGCGAAACATTTACCACATTCCCATGGGAAAAAACCGATCGCGCGGCAACTCTGAAAGACGCAGCCGGCATTTAA
- a CDS encoding metalloregulator ArsR/SmtB family transcription factor has protein sequence MTNTGTAIPDTAPADALATIYKASGDPLRLEIMRVLRRDTFGVLELSQLFDMRQSGMSHHLKVMHKAGLVEPQREGNSIFYRRPLNLTVNTLTGQTIRQVFSTVDQVPLPIHLQQKIDVIRGQRADQSQMFFSRHAAQFREQQELIAPFELYAKPAARLIRQRAPKKSWPTALEIGPGDGSFLPVLSPLCHHLVALDNSRDMLAKAQQTCIDEKLNNVNLIEGVTDTLLARGDGFDLVVANMVLHHVPSPADIFLDAAALMNNGACLIISELCRHDQVWARENCGDLWLGFEPEELTAWAADAGLQSRECIFIGLRNGFQVQVREFWKTTAKR, from the coding sequence ATGACAAACACCGGCACTGCTATTCCCGATACCGCTCCGGCGGACGCCCTGGCCACTATCTACAAAGCCAGCGGTGACCCTTTGCGCCTGGAAATTATGCGGGTATTACGGCGGGACACGTTTGGCGTGCTGGAGTTGAGCCAACTGTTTGATATGCGCCAGTCGGGCATGAGCCATCACTTGAAGGTGATGCACAAGGCCGGCCTGGTGGAGCCACAGCGCGAAGGCAATTCTATTTTTTACCGCCGCCCGTTAAACCTGACCGTGAACACCCTGACTGGACAGACCATTCGCCAGGTTTTCTCCACCGTTGATCAGGTGCCGCTACCCATACATTTGCAGCAGAAAATAGATGTGATTCGCGGCCAGCGGGCCGATCAGTCCCAAATGTTTTTCTCCCGCCACGCGGCGCAATTCCGCGAGCAGCAGGAACTGATTGCACCGTTCGAGCTTTACGCCAAGCCCGCAGCAAGGCTGATACGCCAACGTGCGCCTAAAAAGAGCTGGCCAACCGCGTTGGAAATCGGTCCCGGAGATGGCAGCTTCTTGCCGGTTTTGTCGCCGCTGTGCCATCACTTGGTGGCTCTGGATAACAGCCGCGACATGCTGGCCAAAGCGCAGCAGACCTGTATTGATGAAAAGCTGAACAATGTGAATTTAATTGAAGGCGTAACCGACACCCTGCTGGCCCGCGGCGACGGTTTTGATCTGGTAGTGGCCAATATGGTGCTGCACCACGTACCTAGCCCTGCGGATATTTTTCTAGACGCTGCAGCTCTTATGAACAACGGCGCCTGCCTGATTATCAGCGAGCTGTGCCGCCACGATCAGGTTTGGGCGCGGGAGAATTGCGGTGACCTGTGGCTGGGCTTCGAGCCTGAAGAGTTAACCGCCTGGGCCGCCGATGCGGGCCTGCAATCCCGCGAATGCATATTTATCGGCCTGCGCAACGGCTTTCAGGTGCAGGTTCGGGAGTTTTGGAAGACCACTGCAAAGCGGTAA